The DNA window atatctctctctctctctcatttcttgCTCTCACTCACAAGTACTCataatttctttctctcatgtAATACTCCCGTCACTAACAGCACCATAGTAAACAATTTAGTATCACCTTGTTAAATACTTAGGTTGGTCAGCTTACcactaccttttttttttttgcgagaAGGTTTTGAAACATTCCAGTAAAGTCCACTGTTCTCCTGGGTGCCCCTTTTCAAATGTAATCTGAATCTGACTGCTGTTTAATTCATCTGGGCAGTTATGTTAATAAAAGCCTGCTTGCACTACTGGAGTTGCCTGTGTGTCTTCAGGAGCAGGATCTGATGAGTCACATCTCAGACCTTCAGCAGGAGGTGAACTGCCGAAGGAACCGCATCGCTGACCTGGACCATGAGATCCACTCACTGAATGAGACTGTCCACACACTGACCAAAGAGTTGGAACTGAAGGGCAAAGAGGTGCTGCGCGTGCGCAGTGAGGCCAACCTGCAGATCAGGTCCAGCAGCCATGCACTCCCCTCTGCTCCGATGTGCACAAAAACATGTGCACGCGCCTCTGAGCTAATGCGCTAACAAAACCATGTGCGCCCTCCTCTGaaatgctcacacaaacacacccactagtttgcaggcacacatacacacaggtgctGCCAGAGATCTTAGGTGTAGCTGCTGTAGGACAAAAGCCAATATGCATGtggtaaaatatttttgccatgATCAGAACTAAATGTGTGGTGGTTAACTCTGGTCAAAGGTTAACTCAGCAGGCATGAGACCAGGAGACAAGACAAACCCTGGCAGGAAACCATGACCCCCAGGCAGAGTGAGTCAGTATCACTCTGCATCCTCCTTCACACACAGGACTCCTCCTCAGCTGACAAGAATAACCTTCCCACTCATATCCTAGCCCAGTGGAGGTGTAtcgcacaaatacatacatttccTTTGGCTTTTCTCAGATGAAGATGCAGCTCTTAGACTGAGATTGAGGCTATATTTTCTATGTAGGAGTACCGAATATAAAAATGAGAGCACGAgttcagttgtttttaaaaattgccaAAGCAGGGAAAAAATGATTTAGCTGACATGCTGTTTGCAAACATGTTGGCTTTTCCTCAAGGTCTAAACGGTGGTGTCTGTTCCCAGGGCCCATGAACAGGATCTGTCTAAGAGgcttgagagagagataggagagTTGAACGCTACCCataacagagaaacacagatcATGCTTTCAGATTTCAACAAAGCCCAGGAGCTCCTAAAAGACAAGATCTCTGCTCTCCAAATTCTGTGAGTTCCTCATCCACAGGCACTTTTTCATTGCATGCATTTATCtatttgacatttgacaaaGATCCATTTTCTATCTAAATGTTTTTCTACCTACAAAGTTAGAAATTGTATTCTTCCTGTTAACTAGCCACGCCTTTTATTGTTTATGCGGGTGTGTCTTTGGTGTAGGTTGGAAGGAACAGAGGAGAAGTTCAGGAATAGGGAGAGCCGATCAGAAGATCTGCAGACCATCGCTGAGCTCCGAGAAatggtggtggagagagagactctagTTAAGAAGCTGGTGGTGAGTATTCGGCTCAGAGGCCTGTGGACCTGCAGAGGCCACGGACTGCATTTCACACCAAGCGGTTCCCCTGTTTTCCAGGATGATAAGAAGTTCTACCAGCTGGAGCTAGTGAACCGAGAGACGAGCTTCAGCAAAGTGTTCAACACTAATCCCAACGTGGGGGTTATTAATCCCCTTGTAAAGGTAATACCACCACTCCACACTGATCAGTTGCTGCTGAACAATTTATGAAGGTATTACAAATGAAAATCTATGTTCCTTTACCAAAAAATTTCAAATCtgcatataataaaataatttagagAGAAAATAATTTACCTCTACATTGAGtaaataaatggattttatGTATTATGGCCATGTAAATGAATGCATCCATCCCTTAGAAATGGAATGAGTTGTTCTGCATGACTAGATTTTTAACTCTTACTTCCTGTGTAGTAAGTTGGTCCATGTGATCTCATTGTCTACATATACTTTTATTCATGTTCCCATATCAGACTGTTATTTGCTTTCCAAGCCATTTTTCATCACTGCTAGCTCAATTACTCCATCCAGAGTGGTGTGTTCATTATTTCTACTCGCCAGACTAGAAGCTAAATTTGGTCCTTCCGTAGTTTCCAAAGAAactctttttgtttgtgtccttTCAATGTAGCATAAGGGTAAAAAAGCAGCACACAGATTCATCAGCTCTCCAAACCTAAGTGTTGTGGAAACAGAAGGGAGGGGGGCAGGGCCCATGCAGCCTACCTGCCTAGAGTCTGTCCCCAGCTCCCCCAGTCAGCATGCTGAGCACAAAGCTCAACCCCCTCCAAGTGCTCCGTCCCAGGCCCAGCCCACCGAGAGGTGAGCCCCACCTCGTCATCCAGCGTCTGTCCTCTCACGCACCCACAGCAAACAAGAGACGTGCTTAGCCCACTGATCCGTCCGCCATTGATCACGCTGTGTCTCAATCCCTCAGTAACTGTGGAAGAAATGTCACTTGGTTTCTTTTCATTCCTCTGtttggtttggggtttttggtaggaaaaaaaaaaacgaaaacagAGCGTGCAAAGTGATGTGTCGGTGTGCTTACCTCACTCTCCGATGCATCTTGGCCATAAACTGTGCACGGAGAATGTTCGTGTCCTGTACTGACTTTAATAAGCATGGCAGTTCCTGCACATAAGTCCTATTTCTGTGTCCTTGTCTATGTATGGGCAGCGATTGGAGTGAATTTACAGGCTACACAAATAAGCCATGTCTTTCCAGAAAGGGGGTGACTGGCATCACTGTAAACAGTGCGTGATCTTGAAATGCCATTGGAATGTGGAAACAAGCATGCAGTGGCCTGGCGTCCAGTGTCCATTGTTTTCAGGGATTTGCATGTTCGACTAGGTGGATGTGCCGGACAGCAGCACCGCTGTGCACGTGAGAGGAGCTCTCATCTTCTCATCCGTCTTCCTATCATATCATTCCGGCTTTGGTGTTTTATGTTGAAGGCAGTTGTGCGGCTTACGTAGAGTGCAACACTTACACTACTGGGCTCTGTATACATATCTCTAAACTTTACAATTAAGCAGTTTTGGCAGAAAAATCAGAAACTTTGAATCAAATAATGCTATTAGGCaggttattttatttgtattttattgtgttgCTTACTATGACACAGAGTATgagatgtttatgtttgtaAAGAGACTTGATGAAGAGCACAGCTGGCTTgcatttctttcttcctctttcattttGTGCATGGCCCACTTTTAGTGGAGATGACGAGGGATCAGACGAGGATAGAGTGAATCTTTTCTGGTGCCTTTTCTTGTGGGACACGGAGTGCTGTGTGCTGGTGCCCCGTGTGTGGAGTAATTGTTGCTGGTTGAATTCTGTGCAGCCCTCGTGAGATGGAGGATTCGACAGTAGCGCCAGAGGAGCCGCAGCAGGACCTGGCGTCTCAGTACTTCTCCTTCTAATTCTTCTCAAGACGCTCCACAGAACAGCATGTGAAACATAACACTCTTCAACACTCCATTAGTGTGTTAAATACTTCACTGTGAATTTCGCTTCCtgggttctttttttaatagtgTACCTTTGACTCGGGCATTTATGCAATACAAGAGGAAATGCAGGAGATCTGATTTAGTTACACAAACATCTCTTTTCCTGATGGACCGAAACTGTTGGAATACccgttttaaaaataaattgcacagtgtttatatttatattatattgtcttgttacaaacaataaaccatCAATTGTAAAGCAATGTTTGTATCTTACCCctcaaaacccaaaccaaatattgtttaaaaagtgCATGTCTTTGGCTTTGTTAAATTGAATTACATAGTTAAAATGAACAGGTATAGTAACAGAATATACTTGGCTGCAAATTCAGATACAGCAATCAAATCTTGTCAAACCTCCATTTAACAATATTAGGTgaaactaaatgtttttgtaaaaaaaacaaaaaaaaaacaggcaagtcTCAGTAACAGATACAAACACGAACACCTATACTCTTCTTATTATGCCTGAATATCAATAAAAGTAATGTAACAGATTACATACATGCTAGTAAGGAGTGAATCAAAGTTCACCCAACACCAGTGTAGTTCTGCTGTAATATCAGTTCTGACAAATCCTATTATATCATATCTTAATTTACTGTGATGAAACACTTCTGACCGACCTCAACACAATGCAGAGTACAAGCTTCTTTTTTTGAATATGCTAAATAAGATCTTCCCTACAGTGTATGCTCTTGAATGCAGAACACAAATGAATGGTggaaaaaagcaagaaatgtaaaacatatgCTATACTTAACTTCACACCGAGTTTATAAAAGTCAGTGATACCTTTAAAAACATGACATGGAAATAAAATTCCCATTGTACTGCCCTTGTCCCAGCCAGAGTAGCCCTACACGTTCCCTGCTTAGATCTGTGGCCGTCACAAGAGCAGGAGGATGATGTATATGAGCAGGAGACAGACAAGGATGAGGGAAAAATTCACGAAAAGCTCCCGCAGGTTGCGCTTGGTCTGCGGGGTCACCTCGATGTTCGACGCTCTTCGGATCGCTGAGCGTGTAATGTGCTGTACCCGCTCCATTAGGACAGTCGGTGACAGAGTAGCCGTAGTAATGAAGTGTACGGAGCTGGCGGCAGCCCGGAGGAGTTGTTATTCTCAGCTGGTGGTGCTTATCTTGTGCCTTTCagcaaagggagagacagagcaatCATGCTATTTCAAGACAATTATCCTTCTATATTAAGACGGTGATAGCAACCTCATAAGGCACTGATCACAGGTGATCTATAGAGTACCTAGAGTAAATCTAAAATCCAAACCAAGAAACTTTAAGTCAGTGAATCTAACACTGACAGTAGAAAATCTCTTAAAACAATTGTATTGAAAGAACTGTGTTGACTGTTAAAAAGTGAATGAGAGGACTATCAATGACTCTACATTGGTATCTGGTGTCTATTTTAACATATGGGTTTTGTATTTCAAGTAGAAACAATGGACTTAATTGTCTGACTCATTGACTGAGTATGATGAAAACTAGACAGCATTCCTGTTAAAGGATTTACCATCCCACTGTGGAGCAGTTGATCTTGGAGGTGAGAATGACATACATGCATGAGTGACTGTCTGAGCTTCTGATTCACCCTGTGCTATTTTCCAGAACTGCTTTGGTGTTCGCCTGCTTATAGTCAACATGAAGTGTTCTTGTTTATCAGTGCAGTTAACACAACCCATACCAGAACACTGAATATTCTCTCTTAATATCCTTTTTTACTTTACATCACTACACATTTTTACTATACAAGTTACTGTGTTGTCAAATAAACCTTTGCATATTCACAAACATGACTAACAGCAGTGTACTTATTTGAATAGACAAATTTTTGAGAACattgcaaaatgcaaataagtGTTGCCTTTCACACTAGGCTTCCCTTTATcctattaaatattttttcattttacattttaatgcttCCATTTCACAGGAAAAGAATATAGTCTATAGTAACTCAGAGGTGCAGTTATATCTACAAAAATCTAAAAGTAGATCAAAGGAACGCTTTCAAAAGGTACTATTGCTTTCAAActatcactttttaaaaaaactttaagGTGGCATCATTAACTTcaaaactttactttgaaaaagcatttcaaccaaccattttttttgtgtgcatacaCTGTGTTTTGTGAATCCTGCATGGTTGAAAAGAGAGTTAATTTTACTGAAAATCGAGTTCAGCTTACCTTCTTCAGAAGCGGCTTGAaaacaaagtagctttaaaatgGTCACTTCCCAGCATGAGAGCACATTTGGCCAGACAGCCTCTCAGGACATGGAATCAGGTTTATAGGAGGACcaggaggggtggagaaagCAGCTAGGCTAAGAAGAGGGTGTGGCCCTGCATTTGCTGTCCAGTGACGCCTACACAGCACAACTCGGCCTGAGCACATCTCCAGTTCCCAAGGCCTGTCGCTGATACAGCAAGCTAATGGATGTTTTTCCCTTTGATCCTGGCACTTCCCCTTTACTGTAAACAGAACTCCCAAATGTTAGTGGAGAGTTAGATCTGTTCTGACTGGTGTTCTGaccaaaaaaacattaaaaaaaaaaagttcaatcaTAGCTCTGTTTAAAGACAAGATTTTATATCAGGAGTGGCCATCACACTGAGTGGGTTTTGTCTTCAGAAAGTCTATGTGTGATTTGCTAAATGCTGTTTtctattaataattaatttaaacagaaaggtctgtttcaaataaaagcaaatactcatgtttttgtttacagatGGAATATGGTGCCA is part of the Electrophorus electricus isolate fEleEle1 chromosome 13, fEleEle1.pri, whole genome shotgun sequence genome and encodes:
- the LOC113571139 gene encoding cardiac phospholamban-like; the encoded protein is MERVQHITRSAIRRASNIEVTPQTKRNLRELFVNFSLILVCLLLIYIILLLL